One Paenisporosarcina sp. FSL H8-0542 genomic region harbors:
- a CDS encoding HsdR family type I site-specific deoxyribonuclease, whose product MTKILHNDEVEVERRLIKVLGEGHNQWNYRPDLKSEEDLWKNLRTKITQNNLSEIGEYPLTDKEFDTIKTELLLKTKTPFDAARWLKGENGIARITIEREDSTLPSVSLVLYSNQDIGGGISTYEVVHQIAKQKVDADGRDRRFDVTLLINGLPIVQIELKQATSKDGVFQAYHQIKKYAEEGMFRNNIFATLQLFVISNEQTTRYFANAMPKDMHKKLVFSWRTTDNRKVDNLYEFVKQVLNIPDAHRLIANYTIVSEDQDNKALMVLHSYQIHAIEALFTSAMKHKSGYVWHATGSGKTLTSFVSTKLLARKPGVDRTVMLIDRKDLDNQTTNEFTKFASEFNTGISSGNAKSNSLIIGTGSSKELSDTLLSSANSNTVIITTRQKLEAALRYAEKQEEQKGSQRFQKLMSQHIVFVVDECHRALSAEGMEAIKQFFPNSTWFGFTGTPIFEENKKQAKGRLARTTHDQYGEVLHTYTIKNALDDGAVLGFQVEHEDTIEHTSLKNYIFNQMRPKEKFAELSDNELNDKIDEMDGLEKEDYIESSFFESDDHIQKVLHKIFRPDNAYTKFDFQNGRPQKSAIFTTSSIEMAKRYYQAVKKMTADPEWLTNEFTGHLIRKGRTIEDADFPRIAITYSMQENVVDTKNIQDEMKEVIKDYNEYYDTSWSIEDIDRYNGDINNRLARKRAEFKTFGKQVDLVIVVDRLLTGFDAPTIQTLFVDRNLSYANLIQAFSRTNRTYPGKTKGLIVTFRKPVTMAHNVKAATKLYSEAQEENNLVYPSYTESKKRFKKAHKVLTTRVANQAAIDEHSPIKERIEFIKAFQELNKAYEALVTYDDYNDDMEKSVALQEQVKVLEEYIGAYNTVKGSLIDDTPPVEPTDDETDFSGIEFYGENASTMYDIDSTYINLLLETYAANNQDIREEIEKALQKLNKSIVVKEVYRSILNGIDTGEVDEEEDIFVVKRRFFTDSFDRAIHAFANMWFVSENELHLSAIQYVVGTHPIPNIRGILDSKRFDEYKVTNPGASPLKYGPEMKRQWTKLLDEVIVPLGDELR is encoded by the coding sequence ATGACCAAGATTCTGCATAATGATGAAGTTGAAGTGGAACGTCGCTTGATAAAAGTCTTGGGAGAAGGGCATAACCAGTGGAATTATCGACCTGACTTAAAATCTGAAGAAGATCTATGGAAGAATTTACGAACAAAGATTACGCAGAATAACTTGTCGGAAATCGGCGAATATCCGCTGACGGATAAAGAATTTGATACGATCAAAACCGAATTACTGCTGAAAACCAAGACACCTTTTGATGCAGCACGATGGCTCAAAGGAGAGAATGGAATTGCCCGAATCACAATAGAGCGTGAGGACAGCACGCTTCCTTCAGTCTCGCTGGTATTGTATTCCAATCAAGACATTGGAGGAGGCATCTCTACCTATGAAGTGGTCCATCAGATTGCGAAGCAAAAAGTGGATGCGGACGGTCGTGATCGTCGCTTTGATGTCACGTTGCTCATTAACGGATTGCCGATTGTACAAATTGAATTGAAACAAGCCACCTCTAAAGACGGAGTTTTCCAAGCGTATCATCAGATCAAGAAATATGCAGAAGAGGGCATGTTCCGAAATAACATCTTCGCGACGCTACAGTTGTTTGTCATTTCCAATGAACAAACCACGCGTTATTTTGCGAATGCAATGCCAAAGGATATGCACAAGAAATTGGTCTTCAGCTGGCGCACGACTGATAATCGAAAAGTAGACAACCTCTATGAGTTCGTGAAGCAAGTTCTCAACATTCCGGATGCACACCGATTGATTGCGAACTATACCATTGTCAGTGAAGATCAAGACAACAAAGCCCTGATGGTTCTTCATTCGTATCAAATTCATGCGATTGAAGCCTTGTTCACCTCTGCGATGAAACACAAATCAGGCTACGTTTGGCATGCTACGGGTTCCGGAAAAACTTTAACGAGTTTTGTATCTACCAAGCTACTTGCTCGAAAGCCGGGGGTGGATCGTACGGTCATGCTGATTGACCGCAAAGACTTGGACAACCAAACGACAAATGAATTTACTAAATTTGCTTCCGAATTCAATACAGGGATTTCCTCTGGTAATGCGAAGTCGAACAGTTTAATTATTGGTACAGGAAGTTCCAAAGAGTTAAGTGACACGCTGCTATCAAGTGCGAATTCCAATACCGTGATCATCACTACACGGCAAAAATTAGAAGCAGCACTACGGTATGCGGAGAAACAAGAAGAACAAAAAGGTTCGCAGCGTTTCCAAAAGCTCATGAGTCAGCACATTGTCTTTGTTGTGGACGAATGCCACCGAGCATTAAGTGCAGAGGGAATGGAAGCCATCAAGCAGTTCTTCCCGAATTCCACCTGGTTCGGCTTTACAGGCACACCAATATTTGAAGAAAATAAAAAGCAAGCGAAGGGGCGTCTGGCTCGTACTACACATGATCAATACGGAGAAGTCTTACACACCTATACCATCAAGAATGCATTGGACGATGGGGCTGTTTTAGGGTTTCAGGTAGAGCATGAAGATACGATCGAACATACATCACTGAAAAATTACATTTTTAATCAAATGCGTCCTAAAGAGAAATTTGCGGAACTCAGTGATAATGAACTGAATGATAAGATCGATGAAATGGATGGTTTGGAAAAAGAGGACTATATTGAATCTTCCTTTTTTGAAAGCGATGATCATATTCAAAAAGTTCTTCATAAAATATTCCGTCCAGACAATGCCTATACGAAATTCGATTTTCAAAATGGTCGACCTCAAAAGTCAGCCATTTTCACCACAAGCTCAATTGAGATGGCGAAGCGCTATTACCAGGCCGTCAAGAAGATGACGGCAGATCCCGAATGGTTAACGAATGAGTTTACCGGACACCTGATTCGGAAAGGGCGAACCATAGAAGACGCTGACTTTCCGCGAATTGCGATTACCTATTCCATGCAGGAGAATGTTGTCGATACCAAAAATATTCAGGATGAAATGAAAGAAGTCATCAAGGATTATAACGAGTATTACGATACGTCGTGGTCGATTGAGGACATCGATCGATACAACGGCGATATCAACAATCGCTTGGCTCGGAAACGTGCGGAATTTAAAACGTTTGGAAAACAAGTGGACTTAGTCATTGTCGTGGATCGACTGTTGACAGGATTTGATGCTCCGACGATTCAAACCCTATTTGTCGACCGAAACCTAAGCTATGCTAACCTGATTCAAGCCTTTTCTCGGACCAATCGTACCTATCCTGGGAAGACAAAAGGATTGATTGTGACGTTCCGAAAACCTGTGACCATGGCGCACAATGTCAAAGCTGCTACTAAGTTATACTCGGAGGCACAGGAAGAAAATAACCTGGTGTACCCAAGTTATACCGAATCGAAGAAACGCTTTAAGAAAGCGCATAAGGTGCTCACCACACGAGTAGCCAATCAGGCAGCCATTGATGAGCATTCACCGATTAAAGAACGTATCGAGTTTATTAAAGCGTTCCAAGAATTGAACAAAGCCTATGAAGCCTTAGTAACCTATGACGATTACAACGACGATATGGAGAAATCAGTTGCGCTCCAAGAACAGGTGAAAGTCTTAGAGGAATACATTGGTGCATACAACACGGTGAAAGGTTCTTTAATCGACGACACGCCACCTGTTGAACCAACGGACGATGAAACGGATTTTTCAGGAATTGAGTTTTATGGGGAAAATGCCAGTACGATGTATGATATTGATTCTACCTATATCAACTTGCTGCTGGAAACCTACGCAGCCAATAACCAAGATATCCGCGAAGAAATTGAAAAAGCCTTACAAAAGCTGAACAAATCAATTGTCGTAAAAGAGGTGTACCGTTCGATTTTGAATGGCATCGATACTGGGGAAGTTGATGAAGAGGAAGATATATTTGTCGTTAAACGACGCTTCTTCACGGACTCTTTTGACCGGGCGATTCATGCATTCGCAAACATGTGGTTTGTTTCCGAAAACGAATTGCACTTATCCGCCATTCAATATGTAGTCGGGACGCATCCTATCCCAAATATCAGAGGGATTTTAGATAGTAAAAGGTTTGATGAATATAAAGTGACCAATCCGGGTGCAAGTCCATTGAAATACGGTCCTGAGATGAAACGTCAATGGACCAAGCTACTTGATGAGGTCATTGTGCCGTTAGGGGACGAGTTGCGATAA
- a CDS encoding TnsD family transposase, whose product MLPFFTNPYPDELIYSAIARYHFYSGNIDFKDTLEEVFLSRSVIPSVEIGSQFTALAQQLGSNYSVESLIAEHTIYPYYALFLSKQRQQEIMKDIKGNGQGLYTRLGLVAGSICKKDGLYYCNICATKDVDQYGEPYIHREHQLQGIDYCSHHEIKLRKYPVDFNMKSRIEFIRFEIKNMVLLPLHEVDESAKIQITLAKMAYQLLQLPLNGLSREDMALKYRAVLRERNLVTASNRVRQSNLHEIFQVKLPKGFLVEFESEIDEKDEYNWLKVLTRNVKRHVHPFRHLIILYFLEVDIQSFIKTDKDLGAFGKGPWPCLNKAALHHNQLTVVRVEVTRDFKTKNPIGTFACSCGFVYARKGPDRTEEDQFLIGRVKVFGHVWQKKLQELSKQGLSIRSIARELDVDSKTVKKYLEEFNEISVKEKSNNLALCDLYRIEIVEGIKKHEDLNRTQIRGQFPKQYIYLYRNDKRWLFEHLPVKKKQNETRRIVDWEKRDKEYHNKIDQLYQELVQSKKPIRITKTIIGKRLGILADLERNLDKLPRTDKLLQSVVESVQGFRIRRCYKIIDKMFEQNESVLLWQVQRAGGLRYSSFIEIKGELERYIQKKC is encoded by the coding sequence ATACTACCATTTTTCACAAACCCATATCCGGATGAACTGATTTATTCTGCGATTGCACGTTATCACTTTTATAGTGGGAATATTGATTTCAAAGATACCTTAGAAGAAGTGTTTCTAAGTCGATCAGTGATTCCGAGCGTGGAAATAGGAAGTCAATTTACTGCGTTAGCCCAGCAACTTGGTTCTAATTATTCTGTTGAAAGTCTAATAGCAGAACATACGATTTATCCATACTACGCATTGTTTCTTTCAAAGCAGCGACAGCAAGAAATCATGAAAGATATTAAAGGTAATGGTCAAGGACTATATACAAGACTAGGACTAGTTGCGGGGAGTATCTGTAAAAAGGATGGACTCTATTATTGTAATATATGTGCGACGAAAGATGTTGATCAATATGGAGAGCCGTATATTCATCGAGAGCATCAACTTCAAGGTATCGATTACTGTAGCCACCATGAAATTAAGTTAAGAAAGTATCCTGTTGATTTCAATATGAAAAGCAGAATAGAATTTATTCGTTTTGAAATAAAGAACATGGTTCTGTTGCCGTTACATGAAGTCGATGAATCTGCAAAGATTCAAATAACATTAGCAAAAATGGCATATCAGCTTTTACAATTACCACTTAATGGATTATCTCGAGAAGATATGGCTTTAAAATATAGAGCAGTTCTACGAGAACGAAATTTAGTCACTGCATCGAATCGTGTACGACAGAGCAATTTACATGAAATCTTTCAAGTGAAACTACCTAAAGGGTTTTTAGTGGAGTTTGAATCAGAGATTGATGAAAAGGATGAATACAATTGGTTGAAGGTGCTTACTCGTAATGTAAAGCGTCATGTACATCCGTTCCGTCACTTAATTATTCTATACTTTTTAGAAGTTGATATACAAAGTTTTATAAAGACAGATAAAGATTTAGGTGCATTTGGTAAAGGTCCATGGCCGTGTTTAAATAAGGCAGCATTACATCACAATCAGCTTACTGTTGTGAGAGTCGAAGTAACAAGAGACTTCAAAACGAAAAATCCTATTGGAACATTCGCCTGCTCCTGTGGTTTTGTTTATGCAAGAAAAGGTCCAGATAGAACAGAAGAAGATCAATTTCTTATAGGTCGTGTGAAAGTATTTGGACATGTGTGGCAAAAGAAGCTGCAAGAATTATCAAAGCAAGGCTTAAGTATTCGATCAATTGCGAGAGAACTTGATGTTGATTCTAAGACTGTGAAAAAGTATTTAGAGGAATTTAATGAAATATCAGTTAAAGAAAAATCCAATAATTTAGCCTTGTGTGATCTATACCGAATAGAGATAGTGGAAGGTATAAAGAAACATGAGGATTTAAATCGAACACAAATACGCGGGCAGTTCCCAAAGCAGTATATCTATTTATATAGAAACGATAAGAGGTGGCTATTTGAACATCTACCGGTAAAGAAAAAGCAAAATGAAACAAGGAGAATAGTTGATTGGGAAAAGCGTGATAAAGAATATCACAACAAAATTGATCAACTATATCAGGAATTAGTTCAATCCAAGAAGCCAATCCGGATTACAAAAACAATCATCGGAAAAAGACTGGGTATACTCGCCGATTTAGAACGTAATTTAGACAAACTACCCCGTACAGATAAATTACTTCAGAGCGTTGTTGAATCTGTACAAGGCTTTCGAATTCGTCGTTGTTACAAGATAATTGATAAGATGTTTGAACAAAATGAATCAGTATTACTTTGGCAAGTACAAAGAGCTGGGGGATTGAGATATTCGTCTTTTATTGAAATAAAAGGAGAGTTAGAAAGATATATTCAGAAAAAATGTTAG
- a CDS encoding TnsD family Tn7-like transposition protein codes for MGEIEILTFFTDPYKDELVYSSIARYHFYSGNINLKDTLEELFRSRNVGASVLFGSRFTILAEQIGRNYSVESLLNNHTIYPYYAPFISVQRQQEAISKVNGKGNGLYWSLGMASGGICRKDGLYYCSLCANEDIEKYGEPYIHREHQLQGIEYCGHHETQVKKYANDLRTASTFEYIRFNKKIMDLSIPQRVEHNEFSMVEIKLAKMAYQLLQVPIDKFSREHIVLKYRALLRERNLITLENYVRKVKLHRAFSIKFPKGFLEKYESSIINESSNWLNMITSIKSSNVHPFRHLLLIFFLELDIDSFLDIEPDQGPYGLGPWPCLNKAANHFERNVVNKLVIKSDRTGQPVGEFSCSCGLIYVRKGPDKTANDKCRISYIKVYGESWLAEIHKLHNNGLSINAVAKQLGVSRDIISRQLRGIGKSKDKNKSVSKEELIKKYRKKFLEDMKQFPNSYRTELGRKFNKIYSFLFKNDREWLIGHIPKKQKVISCKRFDWKARDEDYYERIKVLHKDLLELDKPVRITRTFIGKRLEILNSLVRSDTEIKLPRTNQLLNEITESVQDFQYRRCIKILDKLLEEDEPFGIWKVQKKGGVHPRHFIEIKTKLEEYLERKKGGNN; via the coding sequence TTGGGGGAGATTGAGATTCTTACATTTTTCACTGATCCATATAAAGATGAATTGGTTTATTCATCAATAGCTCGTTATCATTTCTATAGTGGTAACATTAATTTAAAGGATACCTTAGAAGAATTATTTAGAAGTCGAAATGTTGGTGCGAGTGTTTTGTTTGGTAGTAGGTTTACCATATTAGCTGAACAAATAGGGAGAAATTATTCTGTCGAGAGCTTGCTTAATAATCATACAATTTACCCGTATTATGCACCATTTATTTCGGTTCAGCGTCAACAAGAAGCAATATCTAAAGTTAATGGTAAAGGTAATGGGCTATATTGGAGCCTTGGAATGGCTTCAGGTGGAATTTGCAGAAAAGACGGTCTCTATTATTGCTCATTGTGTGCAAATGAAGATATCGAAAAATATGGGGAGCCTTATATTCATCGTGAACATCAATTGCAAGGAATAGAATATTGCGGACACCATGAAACTCAAGTGAAGAAATATGCTAATGATCTAAGAACGGCTAGTACATTTGAATATATTCGGTTTAATAAAAAAATAATGGATTTATCAATTCCACAAAGAGTTGAACATAATGAATTTTCTATGGTTGAAATCAAATTAGCAAAGATGGCATATCAATTGTTACAAGTTCCTATTGATAAATTTTCTAGAGAACACATTGTACTTAAATATCGAGCTCTATTGAGAGAAAGAAATTTAATAACACTTGAAAATTATGTAAGAAAAGTGAAATTACACAGAGCTTTTTCTATTAAATTTCCAAAAGGTTTTTTAGAGAAATACGAATCGTCAATTATAAATGAAAGTAGTAATTGGCTAAATATGATAACATCCATTAAAAGTAGTAATGTTCATCCTTTCCGACATCTATTACTGATATTTTTTCTAGAATTAGACATTGATTCATTTTTAGACATTGAACCAGATCAAGGACCATATGGATTAGGTCCATGGCCGTGCCTTAATAAAGCTGCGAACCACTTCGAGCGAAATGTAGTGAATAAACTAGTTATTAAAAGTGATAGAACTGGCCAACCTGTTGGTGAATTTTCTTGTTCATGTGGATTGATTTACGTTCGAAAAGGACCTGATAAAACAGCTAACGATAAATGTCGAATAAGTTATATTAAAGTTTATGGCGAGAGTTGGCTTGCCGAGATTCATAAGTTACACAATAATGGTCTAAGTATAAATGCTGTAGCAAAACAACTAGGAGTTTCTAGAGATATTATTAGTAGACAACTAAGAGGTATCGGTAAATCAAAAGATAAAAATAAATCAGTGAGTAAAGAGGAGTTAATAAAGAAATATCGTAAAAAATTCCTTGAAGATATGAAACAATTCCCAAACTCCTACAGGACAGAGTTGGGAAGGAAATTTAATAAGATTTATAGTTTTTTATTCAAAAATGATAGAGAATGGCTTATTGGACACATTCCCAAAAAACAAAAGGTAATATCTTGTAAAAGGTTTGATTGGAAAGCCAGGGATGAGGATTATTACGAGAGAATAAAAGTTCTTCACAAAGACTTACTAGAACTAGATAAACCAGTAAGAATTACACGTACATTTATTGGCAAGAGATTGGAAATTCTAAATAGCTTAGTGAGATCGGATACGGAAATAAAACTACCACGTACAAATCAATTATTAAATGAAATAACCGAGTCTGTTCAAGATTTTCAGTATAGGAGATGTATAAAAATTTTAGATAAGTTGTTAGAAGAAGATGAACCGTTTGGAATTTGGAAAGTACAAAAAAAGGGTGGAGTACATCCACGTCATTTTATCGAAATAAAAACTAAATTAGAAGAATACTTAGAAAGGAAGAAGGGGGGAAATAATTAA
- a CDS encoding restriction endonuclease subunit S → MKIDKSSEVRFSEFKGNWLEYKLGELYTERKEKGQDSLPMLSVSIHNGISDGELDIASLGKSVVRSEDKSLYKRVYPGDLVLNMMRAWQGAYGVVTSAGMVSPAYITATPGNQIYPPFMDYCLHRDEMVSQINNLSYGVTDFRKRLYWKSFIKISCLIPSIPEQKAITSFLIKVDKLILNYQQELTTLKKTKRGFLQKMFPKEGEAVPEVRFAGFSGEWNQRSLRELIEREKKGKAKLDSLGPGEVEYLDAARLNGGDPILCGAVKDVYEDDILILWDGSKAGSVYHGFEGVLGSTLKAYTILEDADPSFVYQYLVFSQENIFDRYRTPNIPHVIKDFTDAFNIPVPLYEEQIQIGNFFKQLDELIALQEKELDALKKTKKAFLQKMFV, encoded by the coding sequence ATGAAGATTGATAAAAGCTCAGAAGTTCGTTTTTCAGAATTTAAAGGAAATTGGCTAGAGTATAAATTAGGAGAATTATATACGGAGCGGAAAGAAAAAGGACAAGACTCTTTACCAATGCTCTCCGTTTCGATTCATAATGGTATTTCAGATGGGGAATTAGATATTGCCAGCTTAGGAAAGTCGGTTGTGAGGAGTGAAGACAAATCTTTATACAAGCGCGTATATCCTGGCGACCTTGTCCTCAACATGATGCGTGCGTGGCAAGGGGCATATGGAGTTGTGACATCAGCAGGAATGGTAAGTCCAGCATACATTACTGCTACTCCAGGTAATCAAATTTATCCGCCATTTATGGATTACTGTTTGCATCGTGATGAGATGGTTTCTCAGATTAATAATCTTTCTTACGGTGTTACAGACTTTAGAAAAAGATTATATTGGAAGTCGTTTATTAAAATTTCATGTCTAATTCCTTCAATACCTGAACAAAAAGCAATAACATCTTTTTTAATAAAAGTTGACAAATTAATTTTGAATTACCAGCAAGAACTCACGACACTCAAAAAAACCAAACGGGGATTCTTGCAAAAGATGTTTCCAAAAGAAGGGGAGGCTGTTCCGGAAGTTCGTTTTGCTGGATTTAGCGGGGAATGGAATCAAAGATCTTTAAGAGAACTTATTGAAAGAGAAAAAAAAGGTAAAGCAAAATTAGATTCTCTCGGTCCGGGAGAAGTTGAATATCTAGATGCAGCCCGTTTAAACGGTGGTGATCCAATACTATGCGGTGCGGTTAAAGATGTCTATGAAGACGATATTTTAATACTTTGGGACGGTTCTAAAGCGGGTTCTGTATATCATGGCTTTGAGGGCGTATTAGGTTCTACATTAAAAGCATATACCATATTAGAAGATGCAGACCCATCGTTTGTTTATCAATATTTAGTCTTTTCTCAAGAAAATATATTTGATAGATATAGAACTCCAAATATACCGCATGTTATCAAAGATTTTACAGACGCGTTTAATATACCTGTGCCACTTTACGAAGAGCAAATCCAAATAGGTAATTTCTTTAAACAACTTGATGAGTTAATTGCTCTTCAAGAAAAGGAATTAGACGCCTTAAAAAAAACCAAAAAAGCTTTCCTACAAAAAATGTTCGTCTAA
- a CDS encoding toll/interleukin-1 receptor domain-containing protein, giving the protein MLQELVEYKHYKDIKRAELFGEEILATNNKLKQEVEKIIQRLRNEETNQEHTSSFIPSKEYDVFISHASEDKQAFVEPLTKALKSAGIKTWYDADQIGWGESIRQSLDRGLINSRFCIVVLSSDFFRKHWAGTYELNAIFQRVAIEQNSLILPIWHNITLEEISRDNLTLPDIKALNSSIHNLEQIVNEMKIKLSSNA; this is encoded by the coding sequence TTGCTACAAGAATTAGTAGAGTATAAGCATTATAAGGATATAAAGAGAGCAGAACTGTTTGGGGAAGAGATTTTAGCAACTAACAATAAATTAAAACAGGAAGTTGAAAAAATAATACAACGTTTGAGAAATGAAGAAACTAATCAAGAACATACCTCTAGTTTTATCCCTAGTAAAGAATATGATGTTTTTATTTCACATGCTTCAGAAGACAAACAGGCTTTCGTAGAACCTCTTACAAAAGCTTTAAAAAGTGCTGGGATTAAAACATGGTACGATGCAGACCAAATTGGATGGGGAGAAAGTATACGCCAGAGTTTAGATAGAGGATTGATCAATTCTCGCTTTTGTATCGTAGTTTTATCATCAGATTTCTTCAGGAAACATTGGGCTGGAACTTATGAATTAAATGCGATTTTCCAACGAGTAGCTATAGAACAAAATTCATTAATTTTACCTATATGGCACAACATTACTCTTGAAGAGATTAGCCGAGATAATCTTACCCTACCTGATATAAAGGCCTTGAATTCTTCAATACACAATTTGGAACAAATAGTCAATGAAATGAAAATTAAACTTTCCTCTAATGCATAG
- a CDS encoding type I restriction-modification system subunit M has protein sequence MSGLNTILFSAADNLRSKMDASEYKNYLLGLIFYKYLSDRLLVKVVEIADESLEEYDTVEKQSQLYETLLGDAEIKSDLIETLVDTLGYDIEPAYLFNVLTNQAKQTTFQLNDLNKAFIELSTKYDQFNGLFDDVDLHSKKLGSDAQQRNITITEVIKKLNPINLLGHGGDVIGDAYEFLISQFASEAGKKAGEFYTPHEVSVMMARITSMGQEDKKLFSVYDPTMGSGSLMLNVRNYIRHPESVKYHGQELNTTTFNLAKMNLILHGVDKEDMRLSNGDTLNKDWPTDEPYTFDSVLMNPPYSAKWSSDDTFLDDSRFNRFGKLAPKSKADFAFLLHGLYHLKDSGTMAIVLPHGVLFRGAAEGVIRKKLLEDGSIDAVIGMPSNLFFGTSIPTTVIILKKNRESRDVLFIDASNDFIKGKNQNKLSKENIDKVVETYRYREDVDKYAHMASFEEIKENDFNLNISRYVDTFEEKETVDMATIGVSIREVRKEKAELESSLYKMISSLQYSEEDTEWMQGALEVFKHED, from the coding sequence ATGAGTGGATTGAACACGATACTATTTAGTGCTGCAGATAACTTACGCAGCAAAATGGATGCATCAGAATATAAGAACTATTTATTAGGCTTGATTTTTTATAAATATTTGTCGGATCGATTACTCGTAAAAGTAGTTGAGATTGCAGATGAGTCGCTAGAAGAATACGACACGGTAGAAAAACAATCGCAACTATATGAAACATTACTAGGGGATGCAGAAATCAAAAGTGATTTAATTGAAACCTTGGTCGATACACTGGGCTATGATATTGAACCAGCGTATCTATTTAACGTATTAACAAATCAAGCCAAACAAACCACATTCCAGTTAAACGATCTCAATAAGGCATTTATCGAATTGTCGACAAAATACGATCAGTTCAACGGCCTATTTGATGATGTGGATTTACATTCAAAAAAACTGGGGTCAGATGCTCAGCAACGAAACATTACCATCACTGAAGTGATAAAGAAATTGAATCCGATTAACCTATTGGGGCATGGGGGCGATGTGATTGGGGACGCGTATGAGTTCTTAATCAGCCAATTTGCATCAGAAGCTGGCAAGAAGGCAGGAGAATTCTATACACCTCATGAAGTATCAGTCATGATGGCGCGTATTACTTCCATGGGACAAGAGGATAAAAAGCTATTTAGCGTATACGATCCGACCATGGGATCTGGGTCGTTGATGTTGAATGTCCGAAACTACATCCGTCACCCGGAAAGTGTGAAATACCACGGACAGGAACTCAACACCACGACTTTTAATCTCGCTAAAATGAACTTAATCTTGCACGGCGTAGATAAAGAAGATATGCGTTTAAGCAATGGCGATACCTTGAACAAAGATTGGCCGACAGATGAGCCATATACGTTTGATTCAGTATTGATGAACCCACCCTATTCAGCGAAATGGTCTTCAGACGATACCTTCTTAGATGATTCACGCTTTAACCGTTTCGGAAAGTTGGCGCCAAAATCAAAAGCTGATTTTGCGTTTCTCTTGCATGGTCTTTATCACCTGAAAGATTCCGGAACAATGGCTATCGTGTTGCCACATGGGGTACTGTTCCGTGGAGCTGCCGAAGGCGTAATTCGGAAGAAGTTGTTGGAAGACGGCAGCATTGATGCGGTAATCGGCATGCCAAGCAATTTGTTCTTTGGAACATCAATTCCGACGACGGTCATTATCTTGAAGAAAAATCGCGAGTCACGTGACGTCCTTTTTATTGACGCAAGCAATGACTTTATTAAAGGTAAAAACCAAAACAAACTCTCAAAAGAGAATATCGATAAGGTTGTTGAAACGTATAGATATCGAGAGGACGTCGATAAGTATGCACATATGGCTAGTTTTGAAGAGATTAAAGAGAACGACTTCAATTTAAATATCTCAAGATATGTAGATACCTTTGAAGAAAAAGAGACAGTGGATATGGCTACAATTGGTGTAAGTATTCGAGAGGTCCGAAAAGAAAAAGCTGAACTTGAATCGAGTTTATACAAAATGATTTCTTCTCTTCAATACAGTGAAGAAGACACAGAATGGATGCAAGGGGCGTTAGAGGTGTTTAAGCATGAAGATTGA
- a CDS encoding GNAT family protein, producing the protein MENCERIYSRTNRLILRQFSKRDIESLYLYRSTPEVAKFQSWENYQYDEAELFVKKQLQGMPNQPGTWFQFAVALAETNQLIGDCALHTLLDEPRIVEIGFTLAKEHQRNGYASEAVRALINYVFNTLGKHKVIAFTDVRNDKSIRLLEYVGFRREGHLLQNYMSKGQWVDEYQYSLLRSEWSL; encoded by the coding sequence ATGGAAAATTGCGAACGTATTTATAGCCGAACAAATCGATTAATATTAAGGCAATTTTCAAAACGAGATATTGAGTCTCTTTATTTGTATCGTTCTACTCCTGAAGTGGCTAAATTTCAGTCGTGGGAGAATTATCAATATGACGAGGCTGAATTATTCGTAAAAAAGCAATTGCAGGGTATGCCGAACCAACCAGGCACTTGGTTTCAGTTTGCCGTAGCATTAGCTGAGACGAATCAATTGATTGGAGATTGTGCTCTTCACACTCTTTTAGATGAGCCTCGAATTGTAGAAATTGGTTTTACTCTCGCTAAGGAACACCAGAGAAATGGCTACGCTAGCGAAGCAGTAAGAGCTTTAATAAATTATGTATTTAATACTCTAGGAAAACACAAGGTAATCGCATTTACGGATGTTAGAAACGACAAATCTATCCGTTTACTTGAATATGTTGGTTTTAGACGCGAAGGACATTTGCTCCAGAACTATATGTCTAAAGGACAGTGGGTTGACGAATATCAATATTCGCTATTACGTTCGGAATGGTCCCTTTGA